aggttgcaatgatgggaaaaaaaaaacagaaaaatgcaGTAGACCTCAAACGTTTTAAGGACGTTCAAAACTTAGAGTACTATAACAGTCTTGATTGGGGTACCATTATTTGGGAGAGGACACTGGATGCCCTAAAGACTGCGTTGAATGATAAGAGCAGTCTATACAAGACGAAGatcaaaggaaataaaaattacgtTATGAAGTACTCTTTACGTGGATTTCTACAAGCGTTCTAGGTAAATTTGCTTAACATAATAATCGTGTTGTTTgatttaacattattattgttcttaatatatgttaaattttatttaggtataGACGTACGAGATCCTAGCTGCATCGATAGTTGGGAACATTGCGGAGTGAAGGAGCAAGGTGGCTTTGCCCCGCATATTACGTCATGCTCCCACTCAGTGTCTTTCAAAGTACGAGAGAGAGATATTCGAGTCTAACAATGTACGTTTACTCTatacataatatgtttatctaGTTGTTAAATTGACACTAACCAGTTTACTGGGCTATTAATGTAGATAAAGGTTAAAGAGGGTACTGTCATGACAGATGTTGAGAGGGAGTTTCGGGATACCCCCAGTGGACAGACGACCTATATTTCATCTATATCTCTTTGCATTTAGATGAaaatgcaaagagatggagtgcatggcaaagctcatgcttggagaatcaaagtagaaaggataatggcttttgtgtgagcataaacatgaaggtaatggagaaaatttattttccattttgtgcaaccatgcaaaatatttttccattttcttttaaaacaaaaaattattttaaaccattttaattcaaaaaataattttattaaattaattttaaaaaaataattaatttaatatcaaatattaaattaatttttgtacaataatcatcttcatatatttaaatcatatttaaatatttattctcttattccgtttaatttgaacgtttcaaattaatttctcaagctaccctaaagcttatccatttatgagctagtagggggatctcacggacctacatatcatgggctctaatgattcgaaattaatcggctaaactcattagtctgatctaaccctcattcattaactaatgggacactccactatagtccatagttgaactcccctcactatagatatattatgtccacttaataaccataaccagtaattcaatcattcacaggttgttcgtaatcacagctaggtcaaaaataccgttttacccctgtgactacatcttgttccttaagttcctaatgatcctttaatgaacaattttgattcataatctctatgaatcaaatcctttctttatcatgagaaggcgggaccCCCATTTGCTCAAGACctggagttagtacttaagagaacaacctatctactaaccctaaatagggtagaagtgaatttcatcttacaaggctatgtccccagctattcatccgatcttatccccaaaatggtaagcttattgagtagtgttgtttgactactctcatcgtttgcagatcaaaggataatcccaaacaaagaGTTAACCtagattatataataaatgaaatagtcagttttaacagtaaacggtcgttataaagaaaatgcaAACgtattgcataagatgcccccactctcatgtctcaacatgaacaatttgtggatcacatcgtttgtagcaccttacaacttcttgtaacaactatagagtgggccgcatccaatagtgttaccaggatgagatacccaatttcatccatatacttattagaccatttaggctatatattatcaacttgatcctgtttatgccactacataaagttacagcattcagactatagccaaagatgcgtttattggattttcataataagatgcaaaatcaacaagtcattgttattgataaatagaatgtttaacacaaactgcgagttctaggacattccctaCAGTTCTGAAAGTGAAAGTGACAGTAATGATCGTCGTGGAGATGACAATGATGAAGTTATTAGGGTGGAAGGAGGGGATGAACACGAGCATTTCGAGCACAAGGATGCTGAAATGTGGAAAGAGGAGGGACATATACACCTAGTGATGATATGATCCATGATGTGATGGGGATGTACGCGATGAAGACGAGTTGAACCAACTTGATGTCTATCTTGTGGACTCCCGTAGAGAGCGATCTGTGGATGAGGAGTGTCCTGATTGTGTTGCCCGCCGCAGAGAGGGAGCCAATCCCAATTATTCTATTTATTCGTACCTGTGGACCATTGACAGCTCACTATCGAGGTTGGATGGTCGTATATCGGGTTTAGATAGTTGTGTATCCAATATGGAGGAAAACATGATAGACATGAAAGGACAATTCTAAGTCAACCTATCACTGTTGCAGTCTATGTGCAAGGTTTGCATTTACTATCATTTTATGTCTTTAGGTGTTTAGTTTTTACGTGTTCGTGAACTCAACATTTTACtttactaattgaagggttccACGATGAATGAGGAGACGACAAGGTCACCCATCCCATCTTAGGATCCCGATACCAATAATGCGACTGCCTCTGACACTCCCATCCCCCTATAGAGTCTCAAAATACCACCACTTCACTTACTCTCATTCCCTTTCTAGAGCCCGATACCACCACAACATCACCAACTGATGTCGAACCTATAGAGGCCGATGTTCCACAAACAGAGTCCGACATGTTTGCCTTACTCACCATGCCACATACAAAGGCTGATATGTCTGACATCCCAGAGGCCGACACTTCTGGGATTGTTACGACCATAGAAGGAGTGACACTAGTGAGTAATTTATTGATAagtaatctttgtttatatttttatttttcttgatgAGTAACGTTTTGTTATCTTTTTATGTAAGAATCTCGAAGAATTAGTTGTAAGAGGAAACCTGTTGATAAATATACACCTACAgctcaagtaaagaagaaaattgtGGTTAAACATCCTCTCCCAGATGTAACTACGTCACTATCCAGAGCAATCGTCGCATACAACGTAGCACATGATGTTCCACACAATATTGTTACAGAAATGATGGGCTGGATCTTGGACGAGAATACCGACAATGAGGTTTGAGAGAACTCCTTTAAACCACTTGTCAAGCAATTCTTCAAGGAATTGATTTCCCTGAGTTCGTGGGTCGAGTGCGATGTAAGTTTCTTAGTCTTGACTTCTCTACATGTTGGCTATCTTGTACTTTTACTGACATAGTAATTTTTTGTGCAgaccataaatactttattttattttatgaaagaaaaattttataccTGACCCGACTGTGCATGCACAAGTTCACCATCTTGTCTGAGAACTGCATttccatgctttgaaacttcatcacgaatgactcgactaactcaaacgcTTTAAATTATAGACTTGATAGCttattaattatgcccaaaaacacaagggcccttacaaattaacactgtttgacatataaatttaaaacccaccttaggttgtgcaattattcatgcatcatgtattataagtgttataatatgacATGAAGAAATTCCTTGAAAgtatgcgcatgcatcatgaaatataagagttacatttttgcatgcagtaagcatattcatgcatcatccttttattataagcgttatagtataagggtgtatggaagcatgtttttgattggttcattgcttgtttgtataagtgttatataaaacgATAGCAATGAGTGAACGATatatggagcatgacacttgatactggcagaaatgcatgttattacagtgctaagttattaaacaataaaggtttgcgttgataaaatatgttagattgcgtctaAAGTAAGATTTAAATAGAGGCAATTAaacccataaacattcatcaatgccatccacaaacgcaattaaaaaataaacgcaatgcagaaaacccaccacgactgtaaaaagaagtgaaatttggaatatcagaacaacctgactctaataccaattgaaggaaattagacatgaggatttccatgagtagtggaaggatcgttccaaatttcattcgtatatgaacattcaCAATTAGAATCAAGAAACAGAAACAATAGGCTATGCATAcaacaaaattacagcatgcttttctacagatcaagggatagaaataacatacctttgaagactcatcttcaagatctCTCAATCACAAACACTTGATCAAACAGGATCACAGCAgtcatgaacgctcgaacactttaaccgctacactgcacgattaTGTCGACCACGAACTCAACGATCACCCAGATCACGAACACAGTGAACGACCTCCACAAAACCCTCAActgatgtcgagttgagtatgacaccaccacaatggctaccttggtattatcggtgtgagaatccagaagtgtgggctctgtgtggacttggttaaaggCAGAGACTGGAGGAGAACAattgtgtaaatgattgagcaagtgagagatggcaGAGgtttatcgtatagatgatgtccaatcgtttaacaaaagctatgcgatcgtttagctaaagttgcacgatcatttagctaatcggccagctgagtgtctattgtatagaaacactccacgatcgtctagtctctcttcagctgtcgtttagtaaatctgatttacttgacagcAACCGTGAGCAAATTTTGCAAATCATGcattactaaatttaggaaaacatttttccttttatctcacggttaccatgaaaccaccaataatctcccactcaattagttattagagaaaaaaaagataattatccaataattaatattattataaatacacatgataactaacttactatAGTGTATTTATAAcctgtaaatctcatttacattaaccctccacttgatgtatctcatacatcatatcggtcatatcatatataatcgaattaccttttttcaatttgaacattttaaatcaataccaagaactgatcctcatcTTGAATCCATTgggctaccaaggggacctttgAACCtgagcttgaaactccaacggtatgtgaataactgactaaactctttagtcacgggatccaccatctgttaactaccaggcactctactaaagaccgatagttgaactctccttactacagatatattatgtgtccatatcaatcaATTAAcaatgtgataacccttcacagatcgctcgtaagtatagttggaccaataactgttatgcccctgtagttacatctgacaataccactgatccctctaatgaacataagtcatagtcctactatgactgagtcctctcttccaaagagaagttgtggccattatgttcaagccctagaatcagcccttaagggagcaatctatctgcttactcctgctttggggaagtagtgaattccaacttgtgtaactgagttcccagctcccaaatcagacaaatcctgaaaaaggtaggcatgttgagttggcaatctaaccactctcacccatactaattaaaagACCAccttcaaaggtaggagtttctaaaacactaaggattgaggtcatgtcacctatggtcgtttaggtaagatgtaagtctccagtatcaatgacgttatataaagagactaatcatcttgtggtccgatcttataaaaactctttgtatatgacatCTCCACTCGCATGcctccacataaatggtcaggatctactatctgtagtagtttacaacacttgcaaacctctacaaaacgggtcatatccgtagtgtcactaggatcaagaattcctccttaatccttatactacagacctatttaggttattacttaaggcatagtccacttatatatctcatatacatacttaagtttacatatgataaccatggagctttgtttattggatatgagtaaatgccagataaaataactcttattttattaataagaatatgtatatattacaaactacgagactccgggagaattaggacaccaatcccaacaatactgacagttgcactattcgcattgtagatatatctctagtccattggatataattaatcaacagtgcgttgacccttcccaaattgctcgtaattactgttttaccactatagttacatctaatttcttaagtatcactgatccctctaatggacAATTATTTATAGTTTCACTATAACTAGACCCCTCtctggccaatgagagggtgagggccctcattgttcaagacttggaatcgaccctaagggagcaatttatctacttaccctaacaaagggaatgagcgaattccatctgcagttgagtttccagctccatACTCAAACGAATTCCtaaatggtaagcatattgagtcagcaaaTCTGACCgctctcactcatgcaaatcaaaggaccaccttcataggtagcagttcgcaactcactcaggattataGGCAAGcacctatggccatcctagtgaaatgtaagtttctttaagtaacgacattataaagagagactaattatttcgtgACCCAATCTTATAcgaactctttatataggatacccccgttcacatgtctccacatgaatgatcaggattagagcatttgtaacactttacaacaattgtaacaattacaaagcgggttgtattcgtagtgtcaccaggatgagatacccgaGCCTTATCCATCTAGTACAGATTGTtcaggttattatttaaacatgatccacatgtatgtctccatatatatgtttaagttacataaaattaaCTTAGGATCTTAGTTATTCgattgagttaatgcacatataaaataattattattttattaataacaatttgttacataaatttacaaactacaagaatatAAGAGATTTAAAACGCCAATTCCAACACAATGCTCCAGCAGTGTTAATAAAAAATAGCAGGGAAGCCATCTGGCCCCGGGGCCTTCGTCGGAAACATTTGTTTTATAGCTATCTCGATCTCCTCTCTAGTACAAGCTTCAATAAGATTTTTGTTCATAGTATCTGAAACTCTTGGATTAATTGATTTCAAAACAACCTCTAATTGATCTTTTGAAGGCCTTGAGGTTGTAAAGACATCCTGGAAGTAGTGAGAGCAAATGTGACTTTAAGTTTGTCAGTCTCTGTCACCCATTCCCATCCTTATAAAAAATACCTGTAATTTCATTCCTCTTTTTTCTTATAGTAGCTCTTTTATGGAACCACTGGGTATTCTAATAACCCCATTTCAACCAATTTTCTCTCGAGCGTCGCTTCCAaattatttcttctttctcAAGCAGTAACTCAAGTTCGAATACAATCTCATGAACTTCTGCAAAATCAACAGTACGGGGATTTTCATAAGCAGCTTGAAGAGCCATTTTACAATCCTTTATCCTAGATATCAAGCTATTGTTTATTCCTCTACCCAACTACCCAACCTCTTAAAACATCTTTTGAGATGAACAAACTTTTGGGGATTCCATTGATCAGCCTCCTTTATAATATTTTTGCAACAATCTTCTTGGATCCACGTTTCTTCAAATTTAAAAGACCAAATCCAGGTGACTAACTattgaaaattggaaaagatCCCAAAAGGAAGGAGAGCAAATAAATCTGTCAATCCTTTCCTAGATAGTGCAGCCACTTCTTGTACCATACCATGTATAATCATGCCCACTAAAACCCATATCGCTTAAATTGCACTGATCTAAACTGTCTTTAAATAGTTGCAGGGAATTTTGGTTCTTAGGGGGACCACCAAACTTTTCAAAGTTATATAGAATCTCATTGAGATCCTCATCTAAAACCCATGGCAAATCATTCTCCACATGAAGCCTTATAATTAATTCCCCCCAAGTGAGGTGTTTCCTGTTTGTTTCAGGGTATCCGTTCAAAGTTATATTAAGCCAACTCATGTTCTTCCAGCATATGAGTGAGTCAATGTGGTGCGGATAGAAGGTTTTAATTGTTAAGTCAACATCGTTCTTCCAAAAAAGGCAAAGGCCCCATTTAAAGCCATGGCTATCTATTGGTAAGCAACCAAAGAACTTGCATTTTACTCATATCCTATTGCATAACTCAGAACCAATCTTTGTTTTGGAGATAAACATAATATTAGGGTTTCATGAACGAACAAGGTCACAAAGGGCACGAAATGCTCTCGGGTTTCCTGACCCCGAGCATTCCAACAGACGATTTTCAAAACTCACGGCATGGCTGACTAGCAGCTTCTGCCAAATCTAAAAAGAGGGTTGGTGCTGTAATGGATGGGAAGAAAAGCATGgtctttttttaaaatgctCCTTTTGTTGGTTATCCATAAGTTTTCTTTTGGTGTGAACAGGAAGACTTACATTTGAAGAATCTTCACTTTGGAGTCGTAATCTTTTTTTCCATGCTTTTAACTTTCTCCCTTCAGCTATTGAAATGTTTCTGTCCTCTGCTATAGCTTGTTTAAAAAGATTATTTTGAGCCAATAAGACAGGTGAACTGGAGTGACTATTGGCTGGATGGTTGATTTTTTTGCTGCAGatgatttgaaaacaaaaacttgTTCCCCATTTTGGCCCAAGTCAAAATTTTCTTGTGTATCTTTATTTAGGTCCCTATCCAAATTATGCATCACTTCCTCAAATTTTTATTCTCATTATGCCTGATAATGTCCTTGAATACATGGCTTGTTTGGTGTACTTCCTTTGGAACAGGTCGTTCTTAAATATCTTTATGTTttaagtttggtttcaatttaatgttttgatttcaaaatgCTACAgccatttgatttttgtttcattATGATTGATATAattcaagatttatacttttcaCCCCGATTTTTTACTGGATACCCATTTTTCGTCATTTGagttaacaaataaaaaatcgtTAAAagtaattaagtttcactatttgtattgcttttaaaattaaatttaaaattgtacttcatagttaattttaattaattaattcaaaaattgatgTCAATCAttggaagtgatttttaatgaaaaattgaggttaagaatgtataaatcttaaaatccatgggctaaattgaaataaaactcaaaatttaagactTAAAAgttaaatgtgtaacattttaaaacttaaagacCAAATAGAATGAGCCAAAATTTTGGGACCAAAAAGATATCATTCCCTTGAAAAATGTAAATTCAgcttaactttttttaaagaaaaaaaggctAAATAAATTTGTCACCTAAATATTCAAATGAAATGGCTTGGTTTAGTTTTCAAGTTAATTTAAGTTTATTACATTTATTACATGTATTTTCAAAATGCCATAACAAACACAGATTAAATGATATGTTTTGTCCCTAAACTTATTTAAATGTGTTTAATTACTCCAAGATTTGTCTACCTCGTTGATGATTATCCGTACTTACTGAGGGGGTGTTTGGGACAAGGGTATCACAAGAATATGATAACCATATCTTACGacaataaatactatttcaaaacttctatttactacagtttttactattttacattcatcatttttttattctttgtattACTATTTTCttcccaaactaaaatagtttatacctcaaacacatactattataatccaaactaaaataatctacacccaaaatacaaactattataattcaaCTATGATgacctaagactataataatccACTTCTTATCCCAAACACCCTCTAAAAAACTACTCCAAAGATTTTGCTTACTCCCAAAATTTTAAGAATCAtttaatagattttaaaaatggtctaatatatcttttaaattaagtttatatatatataatatatatatataatatatatatatatatatatatatatttccaatatgaaaaaaaaataaaaaattggcaCACAgtctattgtttttttaaagaatataaaatttaaagacttgTGGGACctttaaaaattcaagaaactATTACccacaaattgaaaattttaaaaataataataaaaaaaatagacttTAAAAGTCCATAAACCAAAACttgtaatttagtttttatctaaaattaaactttcaaatttatatgaTGGTATAAATTTGAGggtttaattgaattttataatGGAAAGTTTTAGGTTGTAAATGAAACGGAAAAGAAAAATgcaatggacacaaatataaaagttttgtatatattaaagaaaaaaaagaaaaaaaaagtcaagagTCGTTCCCAAACATATTCCGAGTTGGTGTACCCAGAATTTTGCGACTGCAGAAACCCCATATCCGGGTTGGAGCGAAAATGGCGACTCTTTTCAAATTCCTTCATTCTCTTCTCTTAACTCTCCTTCTCACTCTCTTCGTTCAATATTCTCTATCCTCATCTGACTCCGATCGAGTTTCAGAGCTTCTTGCCCTCCAATCCCGATCGCCTTCCGGCGTGATTCATCTCGACGACCAGTCCGTCTCCCGTTTCCTTACCACACCAAAAAGCCCTAGACCTTATTCACTCCTCATTTTCTTCGATGCCCAACAGCTTCACGACAAGTCAGAGCTCCACCTCAAAGAACTCCGCCATGAATTTGGCCTCGTCTCCTCCTCCTTCATCGCCAACAACCCTGATCCCTCTTCTCCTTCTCGCTCCAAATTATTCTTCTGCGAGATTGAGTTCAAGGAATCCCAGCCTAGTTTCTCCCTTTTCGGCGTTAATGCCCTCCCCCATGTCCGGCTTATTGGCCCCAATCAGACGCCCAAGAAGTCCGATCAAATGGACCAAAGCGACTATTCCAGATTGGCTGAATCCATGGCCGAATTTGTAGAGTCCAAGACCTCGCTTGTTATTGGTCCGATCCATCGACCCCCAATGTTTTCCAAGAATCAATTAGTCGTTCTCGTCATTGCGATGTTAATTTCGGCGCCATTTGCTTTGAAGAAGATCATTGCGGGTGAGACATTGCTCAACGACCGGAAGGTCTGGTTGATGGGGGCTATCTTTGTCTACTTTTTCAGTGTTGCGGGTACAATGCATAACATTATTCGGAAAATGCCCATGTTTTTGACCGACCGGAATGATCCTTCCAAGCTGGTATTCTTCTATCAGGGCTCTGGAATGCAGCTTGGTGCGGAAGGCTTTGCTGTGGGTTTCTTATATACTATTGTTGGGTTGCTTTTGGCTTTCATTACTCATGTGCTTGTCAACGTCAGGAATGTGAATACGCAGCGGGTTGTTATGATGGTTGCGCTCTTTGTGTCATTTTGGGCAGTGAAGAAAGTCGTGTATTTGGATAACTGGAAGACAGGTTATGGAATTCATGGATATTGGCCATCAAGTTGGAACTGATTCAAGAAAGAGTGCTTTTGCTGTTCGGCTAAATGTGAGGATTTCTCGTCCATGAAACTGGTAGCTGTTGAAGttaaatttttgttgttttaacCATTCGACTTTGGTCATTAGATGCTGCTCTATGAATACGCTCAGTTCtacttgaaaactattttttgaaGTATATTTTAACGTATTAGATAAATTTGCATTCCACTCTTCAATATTGCAGGTTTGAGAAAGAATGAACTCTATCTTGCTTATTGTTTTCCGATTTAAAGCTACACTATACATGTGCTTACCAACTTTGAGGATTACATTCTCTTCTAGAAAAGTTACAAAATTCTCAAGTAGAATTATCTCACATTTCTGATCTTTGTATAGTTAGTAGGTTTgttctttcctttttccattCTGATGGGTTGCAAGGGCAGTGCAATAGATTGGAGTATTTTATATCGTTGTTTGACCCTACTGGATTCATGCATTAGCGGGTAGGCTGATTGAGCTGTCATATTTGACACTAATTTGATGTTGTAAATTGCTAGCTCTGTTCTCATAAGGTGATTTATCAGTACTCAGAATTATCGACATACTTTTCTGGTCATTGCATCACTTGGAAAGTCTATTTGAAGTCTTTACATTACATTGTAATTAGCATCTTGTATGTCTTTaccgttttttttttctaaatctaGTATACTATATGTTATTGGATAAGAGTTTGCTCTCTTTGATAATACTTTTGAGATCTGTCTGAAATGAACTTAGCTTGATCGAACTCAGTTAATGTTAAAACTGCCTTCTTATTGGCTCAAGCTATTGATTGAAATCTTGTCTGTTTATCGTTTTATTCCATCAGTGTTATGTTCCATGCTGTTAAATTTGAGATCACCAATTCTACAAAACCATCATAGGCTGGTCGAATGGTTAAATGCTCAAATCATAAACTTAAATATCTTTGAAGACATGGATTTTGACCATAACACCTACCCAGGATATTAAATATTGGTCAAGTTTTTGGATACCCTGGGATATTATTGGTCTGTCCATGCTATATGATTAGATAGTTGACCAATGGAATAAGCAACTCGAGGTTCAGATATAGAATGGCCATTCAAAGACTGCGTTTGTGTATACTTTTGAAATCACTTGAGGGTTCTTGTGGTTTTGGGAGGGGAAGTTTATCATTATCCTCTAGTGTTTATAACTCTGGAAGTTTTGATGGTTAGTGGCGAGTGCATCATAAAACTGAGAGTAAACAGAAACCTAAGGAAGAGTAAGAGATTGTTCTTGCTGGttgagttgttttttttttttttggagagaTTATATTTTATAAGAGGGACTTTTTAGAAGTGAAGTAGCAGTGGATACACTTGCAAAGAGACAGCATTGCGATATTAGGCCACATTGCTTCCTTGAATTCCCCCCACATTTCCTTAGATTTTCTAATTGTATTATATTGTGAAATTGAAAGACATTAACCATGTATTGATCTACAGCTTTTTCCTAACACAATGAATTTTATATAATCATCAGTTGATTAGTAGCATTCCTTGTATTAGTTTGCCGATTACCTTGTTGAAACTACTGTCCTACCAAAGTTGGAAACTTGCTCTTATGAACTCCAACCATGTTCGATTACTAGAACTCATGAGAACTTAAATCCAGGAGATTTCATCCGAAAAGAATTGATGTGCTCATATTATTTGGGAGAAGACTTGATTTGATAAAATGGATTAGATGTGTGATAGACCAACTCAAGAAGTTTTTTTCAATCAGAAATCAACCAATGACTGTTACAAGATCAGGAGAACAAAGAGAACAATGACCAACTACTATCTCTCTCTCACAACCGAGAGGAGGCTCCCTACACCAAAATGACTAGACCCCTCCTTCCTACCCTTTCCCTCACATATATTCCTCTCCTTTTTCCCTAACTAACTGTGGTCCCAGACACGTGCTTTCCCTACCCTTCTACTATATTTCAATATGATTGGTGGCCTACTCGTTTTCTCCAAAaccaccttgaggacaaggtgaaAATCTGGAAACTATTGCTTGAAGTCATGAAAAATCTCCCAAGTGGCTTCATGGCTCGACAATCCTTTCCATCCCACCAAAACTTTCCAAACATTTGTCGATGGATTCTTTCaatatccaaatatttcatcAAGCTCAGTAATCCACTCGTGTGTTTCTGACAGGTAAGGAATCATAGGTTGTACGTCATGGTGATGTCCCAAAACGCCCTTCAACTG
The nucleotide sequence above comes from Benincasa hispida cultivar B227 chromosome 3, ASM972705v1, whole genome shotgun sequence. Encoded proteins:
- the LOC120073118 gene encoding probable dolichyl-diphosphooligosaccharide--protein glycosyltransferase subunit 3B, with amino-acid sequence MATLFKFLHSLLLTLLLTLFVQYSLSSSDSDRVSELLALQSRSPSGVIHLDDQSVSRFLTTPKSPRPYSLLIFFDAQQLHDKSELHLKELRHEFGLVSSSFIANNPDPSSPSRSKLFFCEIEFKESQPSFSLFGVNALPHVRLIGPNQTPKKSDQMDQSDYSRLAESMAEFVESKTSLVIGPIHRPPMFSKNQLVVLVIAMLISAPFALKKIIAGETLLNDRKVWLMGAIFVYFFSVAGTMHNIIRKMPMFLTDRNDPSKLVFFYQGSGMQLGAEGFAVGFLYTIVGLLLAFITHVLVNVRNVNTQRVVMMVALFVSFWAVKKVVYLDNWKTGYGIHGYWPSSWN